TTCCGTAGCCTGACCAGTCTGTGTCGGCGAAAGCCGCTGGACATAAAGCAAGCGCCAGAAGCGCCGCTATTGCGAAGCGCTTGAGTTTCAATGCATTCTCCTATGGTTAGAAAGAAGAGCTTTATTGCTCTTTCTTACCCCTTGATTGTAAAAAAAAAAACGCAAATGTCAAGGTTTGGGCAAAAAAATCTCAGTACAGTTTTGGGGTGTATGTGGTACAAGGCTTGACGAACGCCTTATCTTGCGGAAAATTGACTTGTGAAGCCCGGAGTCGATTTCAAGCCCATTTCAGGAAAGCTCGTTGTGCTCAAGCCGCGCAATCAGACCCTCTTGCGTGAATACTACGCACGCAGGCTGCGACCCGACGTTCTTGCCTGGGCGGACGTGTGGCCAAAGAACCCCACATATGAGGAGGTGCGTCTTTCGTTCGCAAAGCAGGAGGAATCTCCAAAAGAATGGCGGCTGTGGGTACATTCGTTCGCCTCCAGGCTCGTCGGCGAGGTGAACCTTTTCGATATCGACAGGGCGAACAAGCGCGCAGAGTTCGGCATCTGCATATTCGATCCCGATTACTGGGGCAAAGGATACGGCACAGAGGCGGGAAGACTGTTTCTTCGAGACGCATCTTCAAGGTTCGGGCTGGAGCTATTCTACCTCTTCACCACCCAGGCAAACAAGCGGGGCATTGGCTC
This DNA window, taken from bacterium, encodes the following:
- a CDS encoding GNAT family N-acetyltransferase, giving the protein MKPGVDFKPISGKLVVLKPRNQTLLREYYARRLRPDVLAWADVWPKNPTYEEVRLSFAKQEESPKEWRLWVHSFASRLVGEVNLFDIDRANKRAEFGICIFDPDYWGKGYGTEAGRLFLRDASSRFGLELFYLFTTQANKRGIGSFEKIGFTITERLSMEGKQFVRMEASKEEIKTSIMRA